One part of the Acidobacteriota bacterium genome encodes these proteins:
- a CDS encoding arylesterase, translated as MMMIISRFHAARVAAAIGLVAAVGCSAPPSDRRPATATPTAAAPTPTSATTIAVLGDSLGAGYGLPEIEAFPAVVQRLLRERGHDVQVLNASVSGDTTAGGVNRLEWVLQQTPEILVVELGGNDALRGQPLENIEANLRQIVRGAGERGARVLLLGMDLPTNYGPDYSREFASIYERVALEEGATLVPGFMREVGLDLDLLQPDGLHPTAEGQLRLARSLVPPLERMLEDRDDLT; from the coding sequence ATGATGATGATCATTTCACGTTTTCACGCCGCTCGGGTGGCGGCGGCAATTGGCTTGGTCGCCGCCGTCGGCTGCTCCGCCCCGCCGTCCGACAGGCGGCCCGCGACGGCCACGCCCACTGCAGCGGCGCCGACGCCGACCTCGGCAACGACCATCGCGGTGCTCGGTGATAGCCTCGGTGCCGGCTACGGCCTGCCGGAAATCGAAGCGTTTCCGGCGGTTGTGCAACGGCTGCTGCGCGAGCGGGGCCACGACGTGCAGGTGCTCAACGCCAGCGTCTCCGGCGATACCACCGCCGGTGGTGTCAACCGGCTCGAGTGGGTCCTCCAACAGACGCCCGAGATCCTGGTTGTCGAGCTGGGGGGCAACGACGCCCTGCGCGGCCAACCGCTCGAGAACATCGAGGCCAATCTCCGACAGATCGTGCGGGGCGCCGGCGAGCGTGGTGCGCGAGTACTGCTGCTCGGCATGGATCTGCCCACCAACTATGGGCCCGACTACAGTCGGGAATTCGCGTCCATCTACGAGCGTGTTGCGCTCGAAGAGGGCGCGACCCTCGTGCCCGGTTTCATGCGCGAGGTGGGGCTCGACCTCGATCTCCTGCAGCCGGACGGCCTCCACCCCACGGCCGAGGGCCAGCTACGGCTCGCAAGGAGCCTCGTCCCGCCCCTCGAGCGGATGCTCGAGGATCGCGACGACTTGACCTGA
- a CDS encoding ABC transporter ATP-binding protein, with the protein MHDQPASNNVLELRGVGRRLPSGGRMLDILESIDLEVGGGEFLAILGPSGSGKSTLLALMAGLDRPSTGEVWLKGERIDHLSEDRLAILRRHSVGFVFQSFQLLSNFTARENVMLPMELLARTDARSRAEDLLAAVGLGERGHHYPSQLSGGEQQRVALARAFAPQPTLLLADEPTGNLDGATGRIVLDLLVSLRAEEGATLVLVTHDPAVASLADRRIHLHDGRIAHEERT; encoded by the coding sequence GTGCATGATCAACCGGCTTCAAATAACGTGCTCGAGCTCCGCGGAGTCGGGCGCCGGCTGCCCTCGGGCGGCAGAATGCTCGATATCCTCGAGTCCATCGATCTGGAGGTGGGCGGAGGCGAGTTCCTCGCCATCCTCGGTCCGTCGGGAAGCGGCAAATCGACTCTGCTGGCCCTGATGGCCGGGCTTGACCGCCCGAGCACCGGCGAAGTGTGGCTGAAGGGAGAGCGCATCGACCATCTGTCCGAGGATCGTCTCGCCATCCTTCGCCGGCACTCGGTCGGCTTCGTCTTCCAATCCTTCCAGCTGTTGAGCAATTTCACCGCGCGCGAGAACGTCATGCTGCCGATGGAGCTGCTGGCCCGGACCGACGCCCGCAGCCGCGCCGAAGATCTGTTGGCCGCGGTCGGGCTCGGTGAACGCGGCCACCACTATCCCTCCCAGCTTTCGGGTGGCGAACAGCAGCGGGTCGCCTTGGCCAGGGCCTTCGCGCCGCAGCCGACCCTCCTGCTGGCCGACGAGCCGACCGGCAACCTCGACGGCGCTACCGGCCGGATAGTGCTCGACCTGCTGGTGTCGCTGCGCGCCGAAGAAGGGGCGACGCTGGTACTGGTGACCCATGATCCGGCGGTGGCCTCGCTGGCCGACCGGCGCATTCACCTGCACGACGGACGCATCGCGCACGAGGAACGGACATGA